A stretch of DNA from bacterium:
ACATTTCCCTTCTTTCAAAATCCTATGTATTAAAGTCAATGGTGCTTTTTTCAAATTTACTATATCTATACCTTCATCTTCAAATATTTCTTCAAGTTTTTCAATCAATTTTATTTCATCGTCAAAATTTATTTCTTTTTCAGGTAAATATGCAACATCTATATCACTCAATTTGGTTGGATTTCCTTTCGCATAAGAACCATAAATATAAAAAAGTTTAATTTTAAATTCCTTACAAACATTTTCAATTTCTTTTTCAATCTTTTCAAAATCAATTTTTCTTCCTTCTCTACTTTTTAAAACAGAATAAAATCTCATTCTTCTCCCCATTCAGTCAATTCTTCCCTTTTTTTCGTGGGGTCACTTAAATCAAGTCCCACTACTACTGAATATCCATTTGGTCTTGCAGCAACATTTCCCATATGAGGAGTATTATCATCTGGAGAGTTTTCTGTATCATCTAAAGAAAAATCTATATCTCTTAAATTTACCCAATTTACAGAGCCATCTATATATAAAACATTTATTCCCCAAGCATGATTTCCAGTTAAAGGATTACAATCTTTAAGATTT
This window harbors:
- a CDS encoding nucleotidyltransferase domain-containing protein, with product MRFYSVLKSREGRKIDFEKIEKEIENVCKEFKIKLFYIYGSYAKGNPTKLSDIDVAYLPEKEINFDDEIKLIEKLEEIFEDEGIDIVNLKKAPLTLIHRILKEGKCLYAENLKIKIEFETKKENEYLDTYWMREEYFEKMMEKIENGTFWD